Proteins from one Microbacterium proteolyticum genomic window:
- a CDS encoding AlbA family DNA-binding domain-containing protein: protein MDTSLVDLAIALPVVLALAALIALLLRRVFGPARSLSMPTMTVIGVLGVSVGLLLSAWVGGAARLWVPTTILFSVGASLGLSAVVAAVVAAARRDGGDIDVTAVLRAGESDRVEFKETARWNVRENRKDARMEIAIAKSVAAFLNSRGGTLVIGADDTGTAIGLDRDLATLRTADHDRFELWLRDMLSTALGRNAAAQPRIVFAAPGPELPAVCVVVCRPAPRPVFLTQPKDGGSTTDLWVRVGNSSRALGVDEAVEYVARHWRPSPSTLVLGRPSAR from the coding sequence ATGGACACCTCCCTCGTCGATCTCGCGATCGCGTTGCCCGTCGTGCTGGCGTTGGCTGCGCTCATCGCCCTCCTGCTGCGTCGCGTGTTCGGCCCGGCGCGGTCGCTGAGCATGCCGACCATGACGGTCATCGGCGTGCTGGGCGTGAGCGTCGGACTGCTGCTGTCGGCGTGGGTCGGCGGCGCCGCGCGCCTGTGGGTGCCCACGACGATCCTGTTCTCGGTCGGGGCGAGCCTCGGGCTCTCGGCGGTCGTCGCGGCGGTGGTCGCCGCGGCCCGGCGCGACGGGGGCGACATCGACGTCACGGCCGTGCTGCGGGCGGGCGAGTCCGACCGCGTGGAGTTCAAGGAGACCGCGCGCTGGAACGTCCGCGAGAACCGCAAGGACGCGCGTATGGAGATCGCGATCGCGAAATCCGTCGCGGCGTTCCTGAACTCGCGCGGCGGAACGCTGGTCATCGGTGCGGACGACACCGGCACGGCGATCGGACTCGACCGCGATCTCGCGACCCTGCGCACCGCCGACCACGACCGGTTCGAGCTCTGGCTGCGCGACATGCTCTCGACCGCCCTCGGCCGCAACGCCGCAGCTCAACCGCGGATCGTCTTCGCCGCTCCCGGGCCGGAGCTTCCCGCGGTGTGCGTCGTCGTGTGCCGTCCGGCACCCCGACCGGTGTTCCTCACGCAGCCCAAGGACGGCGGGTCGACCACCGACCTCTGGGTGCGCGTGGGGAACTCCAGCCGGGCGCTCGGCGTCGACGAGGCCGTCGAGTACGTGGCCCGGCACTGGCGGCCCTCGCCGTCGACGCTCGTGCTCGGCCGCCCGTCCGCGCGCTGA
- a CDS encoding threonine aldolase family protein, producing the protein MTPLHDTAVRGFASDNYSGIHPDVLAAIASANEGHQVAYGEDVYTARLQELFAGLLGDGVEAYPVFNGTGANVVGLQSMLPRWGAVISASTAHINVDEGGAPERVGGIKLLTVPTDDGKLTPELVDREAWGWGDEHRAQPLVVSITQSTELGTLYTPDEIRALADHAHARGMRLHMDGARISNAAAALDLPLRAFTRDAGVDVLSFGGTKNGAMIGEAIVVLDPAASTGLTYLRKLDMQLSSKMRFVSAQLVALLENDLWLRNARHSNAMAQRLRAGVEAGVADGSIQGVEFTQPTQANGVFAILPEGVADRLRESFRFYDWDEARREVRWMCSFDTTESDIDAFVAAIARETAR; encoded by the coding sequence GTGACCCCCCTGCATGACACCGCCGTCCGCGGCTTCGCGTCCGACAACTACTCCGGCATCCACCCCGACGTGCTGGCGGCCATCGCCTCGGCGAACGAGGGCCACCAGGTCGCCTACGGCGAGGACGTCTACACCGCGCGACTGCAGGAACTCTTCGCCGGGCTGCTCGGCGACGGCGTCGAGGCCTACCCCGTCTTCAACGGCACCGGAGCCAACGTCGTCGGGCTGCAGTCGATGCTCCCCCGCTGGGGCGCCGTGATCTCGGCATCCACCGCGCACATCAACGTCGACGAGGGCGGTGCACCCGAGCGCGTCGGCGGCATCAAGCTCCTGACCGTCCCCACCGACGACGGCAAGCTCACGCCCGAGCTCGTCGACCGCGAAGCCTGGGGCTGGGGCGATGAACACCGCGCGCAGCCGCTCGTCGTCTCGATCACACAGTCGACCGAGCTCGGCACCCTGTACACGCCCGACGAGATCCGAGCCCTCGCCGACCACGCGCACGCTCGCGGCATGCGCCTGCACATGGACGGCGCCCGCATCTCGAACGCCGCCGCGGCGCTCGACCTGCCGCTGCGGGCCTTCACCCGCGACGCCGGTGTCGACGTCCTGAGCTTCGGCGGCACGAAGAACGGCGCGATGATCGGCGAGGCCATCGTCGTCCTCGACCCCGCGGCATCCACCGGGCTCACCTACCTGCGCAAGCTCGACATGCAGCTCTCGAGCAAGATGCGCTTCGTGTCGGCCCAGCTGGTCGCCCTCCTCGAGAACGACCTGTGGCTGCGCAACGCGCGGCACTCCAACGCCATGGCCCAGCGGCTGCGCGCCGGCGTCGAGGCAGGGGTCGCCGACGGGTCGATCCAGGGCGTGGAGTTCACGCAGCCGACGCAGGCGAACGGCGTCTTCGCGATCCTGCCCGAGGGCGTCGCCGATCGCCTGCGCGAGAGCTTCCGCTTCTACGACTGGGACGAGGCGCGTCGCGAGGTCCGCTGGATGTGCTCGTTCGACACCACCGAGTCCGACATCGACGCGTTCGTCGCCGCGATCGCGCGCGAGACCGCGCGCTGA
- a CDS encoding NUDIX hydrolase family protein, translated as MPVRTPDPDPGDNGDEREPLSTPFSGAPSGSGPNTNPAWLSEVELAEARRRLPMLYVEALPVRTDGMGAVTQVGILLRATPLGEMTRTLVSGRVRYGETVRDALFRHVENDLGPMAFPLLPPQPAPFTVAEYFPLPGMSAFHDDRQHAVSLAYVVPVTGTCEPRQDALEVTWLSPEEAASEALSAEMEGGRGTLIRLGLASVGALR; from the coding sequence ATGCCTGTGCGCACACCCGACCCCGATCCCGGCGACAACGGCGACGAGCGCGAGCCGCTCTCGACGCCCTTCTCGGGTGCTCCCTCAGGCTCCGGTCCCAACACGAACCCGGCGTGGCTGAGCGAGGTCGAGCTCGCCGAGGCGCGGCGGCGACTGCCGATGCTGTACGTCGAGGCGCTGCCGGTGCGGACCGACGGCATGGGGGCGGTGACCCAGGTCGGCATCCTGCTGCGGGCCACCCCGCTCGGCGAGATGACGCGCACCCTGGTGTCCGGTCGCGTGCGCTACGGCGAGACGGTGCGCGACGCGCTGTTCCGTCACGTCGAGAACGACCTGGGCCCGATGGCCTTCCCCCTCCTTCCGCCGCAGCCGGCGCCCTTCACGGTCGCCGAGTACTTCCCGCTCCCCGGCATGAGCGCCTTCCACGACGACCGCCAGCACGCGGTGTCGCTGGCGTACGTCGTGCCCGTCACGGGAACGTGCGAACCGCGGCAGGACGCGCTCGAAGTCACGTGGCTCTCGCCCGAGGAGGCGGCATCCGAGGCCCTCTCCGCCGAGATGGAGGGCGGGCGGGGCACCCTGATCCGGCTCGGTCTGGCGTCGGTGGGCGCGCTGCGCTGA
- a CDS encoding ABC-F family ATP-binding cassette domain-containing protein — MPSLSSSLVFDRVRVVWPDGAVALDGVSGAIGTGRTGLVGRNGAGKSTLLRVAAGRLTPSSGTVSASGEVAMLPQRLAADPRRPVSWLLGVETALTALRAIESGDVAPHHFDAVGDDWDVEARAHTLLAEVGLASDALDRTVGELSGGETMLAALVGLRARAADITLLDEPTNDLDREARARVGELLRAWPGTLVVVSHDVGLLELMDATAELYGRSLSVVGGPYSVWRAHRDAEQEAAVRAERDAAQSLRRERRQRIESNDKLAARARVAHKAQVEKRVPKIIAGGRANAAQVSAGRLSTEMRGNEDAARAALDEASARVRDDDVVRIDLPDPGNAPGRRVLSLGNGEREWIVTGRERVALVGRNGAGKTTLLDSVVRGAAAVGAVRARASVEHVGYLPQRLDGLDDAASVLDAVCAAAPGVPVPAVRDRLARFLVRGDAVTRPVGSLSGGERFRVALARVLLADPPPQLLVLDEPTNNLDLDTVDQVVSALQAYRGAVLLVSHDDAFLARLGLDLRLELSDGRLIERAP; from the coding sequence ATGCCTTCCCTTTCCTCTTCTCTCGTCTTCGACCGCGTCCGCGTCGTCTGGCCGGACGGCGCCGTCGCCCTCGACGGCGTCTCCGGCGCCATCGGCACCGGCCGCACCGGTCTCGTCGGCCGTAACGGCGCCGGCAAGTCCACGCTCCTCCGCGTAGCGGCGGGCCGTCTCACCCCCTCGTCCGGGACGGTCTCGGCATCCGGTGAGGTGGCGATGCTTCCCCAGCGTCTGGCGGCCGATCCTCGCCGCCCGGTCTCCTGGCTCCTCGGCGTCGAGACGGCGCTGACCGCCCTTCGCGCGATCGAGTCGGGCGATGTGGCTCCCCATCATTTCGACGCCGTCGGCGACGACTGGGACGTCGAGGCGCGCGCCCACACCCTCCTCGCCGAGGTGGGCTTGGCATCCGATGCGCTGGATCGGACCGTCGGCGAGCTCTCGGGCGGCGAGACGATGCTGGCGGCGCTCGTGGGCCTGCGCGCCCGCGCGGCCGACATCACGCTGCTCGACGAACCGACCAACGACCTCGACCGCGAGGCGCGTGCGCGGGTGGGAGAGCTCCTCCGCGCCTGGCCGGGCACGCTCGTCGTGGTGAGTCACGATGTGGGCCTGCTCGAGCTGATGGATGCCACCGCCGAGCTCTACGGCCGCAGCCTGAGCGTCGTCGGCGGTCCGTACAGCGTCTGGAGGGCGCACCGCGACGCCGAACAGGAGGCCGCCGTGCGCGCCGAGCGCGACGCCGCGCAGAGTCTTCGACGCGAGCGACGACAACGCATCGAGTCGAACGACAAGCTCGCCGCCCGCGCCCGCGTCGCGCACAAGGCGCAGGTCGAGAAGCGGGTTCCGAAGATCATCGCGGGAGGCCGGGCCAACGCGGCGCAGGTGAGCGCGGGCCGATTGAGCACCGAGATGAGGGGGAACGAGGATGCCGCGCGCGCGGCGCTGGACGAGGCGTCGGCCCGCGTCCGTGACGACGACGTGGTGCGCATCGACCTGCCCGATCCGGGAAACGCGCCCGGTCGACGCGTCCTCTCCCTGGGTAATGGCGAACGCGAATGGATCGTCACCGGCCGGGAGCGGGTCGCCCTGGTGGGGCGCAACGGCGCGGGGAAGACGACGTTGCTCGACAGCGTCGTGCGCGGCGCGGCGGCGGTGGGAGCGGTCCGTGCCCGGGCCAGCGTGGAGCACGTCGGATATCTCCCCCAGCGGCTCGACGGCCTCGACGACGCCGCATCCGTCCTCGACGCCGTCTGCGCGGCGGCGCCGGGCGTTCCCGTCCCCGCGGTCCGCGATCGGCTCGCCCGCTTCCTCGTGCGCGGCGACGCGGTCACCCGCCCCGTCGGCTCGCTGTCCGGCGGCGAGCGATTCCGCGTCGCGCTCGCCCGCGTGCTGCTGGCGGATCCGCCGCCGCAGCTCCTCGTGCTCGACGAGCCGACCAACAACCTCGATCTCGACACGGTCGACCAGGTGGTGTCGGCCCTCCAGGCCTACCGCGGGGCGGTGCTCCTGGTCAGCCACGACGACGCGTTCCTCGCCCGCCTCGGGCTCGACCTGCGGCTGGAGCTGAGCGACGGGAGGCTGATCGAGCGCGCGCCGTGA
- a CDS encoding MFS transporter yields the protein MTETPPPAPAVTAHGAASRRAFLGVLVNTAAANVTTSYLWFALTFWVYLETRSVLATGIIGGAYMLLLAVFAMLFGTIVDRHRKHRVMVVSGVVTLVAFLIAGALWLAFPERALLDLGGPWFWVFSGVVLGGAVIENMRNIALSTTVTLLIPEDRRANANGLVGTVQGLSFVVTSVFSGLSVGQLGMGWTLAIAIVLTLAALVHLLTIRIPEARPEPAGERAPAVDVRGAVRAVRASPGLFALLIFSTFNNLIGGVYLSLMDPYGLQLFTVEGWGLVLGVTATGFIVGGALVAKFGLGRNPIRTMLLIVIAMGVLGAAFTLRDWWWLYVAGIWVYMALIPAVEAAEQTVIQKVVPFETQGRVFGFAAAFESASAPITAFLIAPIAQFVIIPYMDAAEGKATWGWLLGDGIGRGIALVFFFAGLVMVVVGAAAFLTRSYRVLSRQYQAMPTDDASGADDAPGPEDEASSLAARAGGIPDAAVPAPRDRPAAPGGGDG from the coding sequence ATGACCGAGACGCCCCCGCCCGCCCCCGCCGTCACGGCGCACGGCGCCGCGAGTCGTCGCGCCTTCCTCGGTGTTCTCGTGAACACGGCGGCGGCCAACGTCACCACGAGCTACCTCTGGTTCGCGCTGACCTTCTGGGTGTACCTCGAGACGCGGTCGGTGCTCGCGACGGGCATCATCGGCGGCGCGTACATGCTGCTGCTGGCGGTCTTCGCGATGCTCTTCGGCACGATCGTCGACCGGCACCGCAAGCACCGCGTCATGGTGGTGTCGGGCGTCGTCACGCTCGTGGCGTTCCTCATCGCGGGGGCGCTCTGGCTCGCCTTCCCCGAGCGTGCGCTGCTCGATCTCGGCGGCCCCTGGTTCTGGGTCTTCTCCGGGGTCGTGCTCGGCGGGGCCGTCATCGAGAACATGCGCAACATCGCGCTGTCGACGACGGTGACCCTTCTCATCCCCGAAGACCGTCGGGCCAACGCCAACGGTCTCGTCGGCACGGTGCAGGGGTTGTCGTTCGTGGTGACGAGCGTGTTCAGCGGTCTGTCGGTCGGGCAGCTGGGCATGGGATGGACGCTCGCAATCGCGATCGTCCTCACCCTGGCCGCCCTCGTGCACCTGCTCACGATCCGGATCCCCGAGGCGCGCCCCGAACCCGCTGGCGAGCGCGCCCCCGCGGTCGACGTCCGCGGCGCGGTCCGGGCCGTCCGGGCGTCTCCGGGTCTGTTCGCGCTCCTGATCTTCTCGACGTTCAACAACCTCATCGGCGGCGTCTACCTCTCCCTCATGGACCCGTACGGCCTCCAGCTCTTCACGGTCGAGGGCTGGGGTCTGGTCCTCGGCGTCACCGCCACCGGCTTCATCGTCGGCGGCGCGCTCGTGGCGAAGTTCGGGCTCGGGCGCAACCCGATCCGCACCATGCTCCTCATCGTGATCGCCATGGGCGTCCTGGGGGCGGCGTTCACGCTCCGCGACTGGTGGTGGCTGTACGTCGCCGGCATCTGGGTGTACATGGCGCTCATCCCCGCGGTCGAGGCCGCCGAGCAGACCGTGATCCAGAAGGTCGTCCCGTTCGAGACGCAGGGGCGCGTCTTCGGTTTCGCCGCCGCGTTCGAGTCGGCGTCGGCCCCGATCACCGCGTTCCTCATCGCCCCGATCGCCCAGTTCGTGATCATCCCCTACATGGATGCCGCCGAGGGCAAGGCGACCTGGGGATGGCTCCTCGGCGACGGCATCGGGCGGGGGATCGCACTCGTGTTCTTCTTCGCGGGGCTGGTGATGGTGGTCGTCGGCGCGGCGGCCTTCCTCACCCGCTCGTATCGCGTGCTGTCCCGGCAGTACCAGGCGATGCCGACCGACGACGCCTCCGGCGCGGACGATGCTCCCGGGCCGGAAGACGAGGCGTCGTCGCTCGCCGCGCGGGCGGGCGGGATTCCGGATGCCGCGGTGCCGGCGCCCCGCGACCGCCCCGCTGCGCCGGGCGGCGGAGACGGCTGA
- a CDS encoding alpha/beta hydrolase — MSERPILDPSVVRWSVPPADIGERPVLLLLHGYAADEHDLFGLVPYLPDDFAVASVRAPLTPPWPTPGASWYPIEGLNGRDPVAVTAAAESLLAWIADHLGDRPVGLLGFSQGGAVAIQTLRVAPEAVSFAVVLAGYAAGGELPGDAVLAERRPPVFWGRGSRDDVIPPALVDMTAQWLPAHSELTGRVYPGLTHSVSEEELADVRAFLDARLAAGSAASEG; from the coding sequence ATGAGCGAGCGCCCGATCCTCGACCCGTCCGTCGTCCGCTGGTCCGTGCCACCGGCCGACATCGGCGAGCGCCCCGTGCTGCTCCTGCTGCACGGCTATGCGGCCGACGAGCACGACCTGTTCGGCCTCGTGCCCTACCTGCCGGACGATTTCGCGGTCGCGAGCGTCCGCGCACCCCTGACGCCTCCGTGGCCGACGCCGGGGGCGTCGTGGTACCCGATCGAGGGGCTGAACGGCCGCGATCCCGTCGCCGTCACCGCCGCCGCCGAGTCCCTCCTGGCGTGGATCGCCGATCATCTCGGCGACCGTCCCGTCGGACTCCTCGGCTTCTCGCAGGGCGGCGCGGTCGCGATCCAGACCCTACGGGTCGCTCCGGAGGCCGTGTCCTTCGCGGTGGTGCTCGCCGGATACGCCGCGGGCGGCGAGCTGCCCGGCGACGCGGTGCTGGCCGAGCGCCGACCGCCGGTCTTCTGGGGCCGCGGGTCGCGCGACGACGTCATCCCGCCCGCCCTCGTCGACATGACGGCGCAGTGGCTGCCCGCCCACAGCGAGTTGACCGGCCGCGTGTACCCGGGGCTGACGCACTCGGTGTCCGAGGAGGAGCTCGCCGACGTGCGCGCGTTCCTCGACGCGCGGCTGGCGGCGGGGTCCGCGGCATCCGAGGGTTGA